In one Rutidosis leptorrhynchoides isolate AG116_Rl617_1_P2 chromosome 8, CSIRO_AGI_Rlap_v1, whole genome shotgun sequence genomic region, the following are encoded:
- the LOC139863027 gene encoding uncharacterized protein, with the protein MAPPAAVEGGGGDGGEQPQQQQGMGQMVTGIIRIAVIYYFASKFFSPSSKPSSSSPGSDSVSQISNLFQKSELLDMWFYVSEHDKFNDFGNEEALIWHESNIPYAVWGPQSTRTLSLKYHPSEALKHNGSLFAHVFFARSGFPVDPSDPEYQPLSAFGLKHPIVTYLPKSKANKKKSLLGNSKETSEEESLPEDVDEPETDSKDNGPVEYLSYWKPNITINLVDDFTKYSPRSIPPNVAPYMNIESTTGNYYPTVYFNEFWLLRDKLIALNDSVTEVPLHLEIAPISLTKWQLFMQIDQSFQIHRSYGSMLEGEADELKRVFVEGNPYLLGVTMFVSLLHSVFDFLAFKNDIQFWNKNKSMEGLSAKSVVVSFICQLVIFLYLLDNDTSWMILASSGVGVCIEFWKIGKAMHIEVDRSGSFPKLKFSNRDSYAGNKTKEYDDLAMKYLSYVLFVLVGCSSLYSLMYETHKSWYSWILSSLTSCVYMFGFIMMCPQLFINYKLKSVAHLPWRQMTYKFLNTIIDDLFAFVIKMPLLHRLSVFRDDVIFLIYLYQRWAYPVDKKRVNEFGFGGEDEDESAVALASGSSTSAEDKKTN; encoded by the exons ATGGCACCACCTGCAGCGGTGGAAGGAGGCGGTGGTGATGGTGgtgaacaaccgcaacaacaacaaggaATGGGTCAGATGGTCACCGGAATCATACGAATTGCCGTAATTTATTACTTCGCTTCCAAGTTTTTTTCACCATCTTCTAAACCCTCATCATCGTCTCCTGGCTCTGATTCCGTTTCTCAGATCTCTAATTTGTTTCAAAAATCTGAACTTTTG GATATGTGGTTTTATGTGTCTGAACATGACAAATTTAATGACTTTGGGAATGAAGAGGCACTTATATGGCACGAGTCGAACATACCTTACGCAGTTTGGGGCCCACAGAGTACCAGGACTCTTTCCTTGAAGTATCATCCATCTGAG GCTTTGAAGCATAATGGGAGTTTATTTGCTCATGTTTTCTTTGCACGTTCGGGATTTCCTGTAGACCCGAGTGACCCTGAGTACCAGCCTTTGTCTGCGTTTGGGCTGAAACATC CCATCGTGACATACTTGCCAAAGTCAAAAGCAAACAAGAAGAAAAGTCTACTAGGGAACTCTAAAGAAACCAGTGAAGAAGAATCATTGCCGGAG GACGTTGACGAACCTGAAACTGATTCGAAGGATAATGGGCCCGTGGAATACTTGTCATATTGGAAGCCAAATATAACTATTAACTTGGTTGATGATTTTACAAA GTACTCACCACGTTCTATTCCACCCAACGTTGCTCCTT ACATGAATATTGAATCCACCACAGGGAACTATTACCCAACCGTTTACTTCAATGAGTTTTGGTTACTTAGGGATAAGCTTATAGCCCTTAATGATTCAGTGACCGAAGTGCCCCTGCATCTAGAGATAGCCCCAATAAGCTTGACCAAATGGCAACTGTTCATGCAGATCGATCAATCGTTCCAGATCCATCGCAGTTATGGAAGTATGCTTGAAGGAGAAGCCGATGAGCTAAAG AGAGTGTTCGTGGAAGGGAATCCCTATCTATTGGGAGTTACCATGTTTGTTTCACTGCTTCATTCCGTATTCGACTTTTTAGCATTTAAGAACg ATATACAATTTTGGAACAAAAATAAATCCATGGAAGGTCTTTCTGCAAAATCAGTAGTTGTGAGCTTCATTTGTCAGCTCGTTATATTCCTTTACTTGCTCGACAACGATACCTCATGGATGATACTCGCAAGCTCGGGTGTAGGCGTGTGCATCGAGTTCTGGAAAATAGGAAAAGCAATGCACATCGAG GTTGACAGGAGTGGTAGCTTCCCTAAATTGAAGTTCAGCAATCGAGATTCATATGCTGGAAACAAGACAAAGGAATACGATGATCTCGCAATGAAGTATTTGTCGTATGTACTTTTTGTACTTGTTGGCTGCTCTTCTCTATATTCACTTATGTATGAAACTCACAAAAGCTGGTACTCGTGGATTTTATCATCACTTACAAGCTGTGTATACATGTTCG GTTTCATTATGATGTGCCCACAGCTGTtcattaattataagttaaaatccgTCGCTCATTTACCATGGAGACAGATGACTTACAAGTTTCTCAATACGATCATTGATGATCTCTTTGCCTTTGTGATCAAAATGCCATTGTTACATCGACTTTCTGTTTTCCGTGACG ATGTGATATTTTTGATATATTTGTATCAAAGATGGGCTTATCCAGTGGATAAAAAGAgagtgaatgaatttggttttggtgGAGAGGATGAAGATGAATCAGCCGTAGCTTTGGCCTCAGGCTCAAGTACTAGTGCAGAGGACAAGAAAACCAACTGA
- the LOC139864599 gene encoding uncharacterized mitochondrial protein AtMg00820-like, producing the protein MEHSEHDESTGETSPATPTSPSATIPLAQDESSSESTPGRVKKLTEVYETCNFTTIEPERYEDAAKDEKWVTAMNEEIRMIEKNNTWELVDHPKDKEIIGVKWVYKTKLNPDDSIQKYKARLVAKGYSQQPGVEYNETFSHVARLDTIRALVPHH; encoded by the exons ATGGAGCATTCTGAACACGATGAAAGTACTGGAGAAACGAGCCCTGCTACGCCAACTTCTCCGTCAGCAACAATACCTTTGGCGCAAGACGAGTCAAGTTCAGAGTCAACACCTGGAAGAGTCAAAAAGTTAACAGAAGTATACGAGACCTGCAACttcacaactatagaacctgaaagATATGAAGATGCAGCCAAAGATGAAAAGTGGGTGactgctatgaacgaagaaatccgaatgatcgagaaaaacaacacGTGGGAATTAGTGGATCATCCCAAAGACAAAGAAATAATTGGAGTtaagtgggtttacaaaacaaagctcaaccctgacGATTCTATACAAAAATATAAAGCAAGGCTAGTTGCAAAAGGCTACTCACAACAGCCAGGAGTCGAGTACAATGAAACTTTCTCACATGTAGCACGACTGGAtactataagagcacttgtg CCACACCACTAG